The sequence below is a genomic window from Kitasatospora kifunensis.
TCGCCGCCGTCCAGCATGCTCCGGCGCAGCTCGGCAACGGCCTTGCGCACCTGGTGGGAGGCGGTGGCGGGGGGATCCTCGGCCCAGACCGCGGCCACCAGCCGGGAGACCGGCAGCACCTTGCCGGTCTCCAGCAGCAGCGTGACGAGCACCCGCTCCCGGATCGTGCCGCCGAGCCGGAGCCTGCGCCCGTCCTCCCACCCCTCCAACGGACCGAGGATGTTGAAGCGCAGCCCTCTCCGAGCGCCCGCAGGCATAGTGCCCCCTACCCCTTCTCACCCCGCGGAACGTCGCCACATCGAAATGTCGCTACATCGGTTTATTGACATGTACGCTGCATCTGATCATCGATCAGAACTGGCCCCCGCTGGATGATAAGCCGCTCACTGATCACGCGGTACTGCTGCGGGATGCCAGTAGGAAGCCGCCTGGGGCGGCGGTACCGCGCCGGGAGGAGATCGGGAAGCGCCTGCCGGATGCTGCTGCCATCAGACGCCCCGCTCGGACCGGACCGCGGTCGGACAGGCCCAAGGGTCCCACCAACCCCGGGCGGGGCACGGCGGCTGATCGGCCGGTACCCGGCCACCCTCGGACCCGGAGGTTTTGTGATGAACGTTCAGGCCCCATCGGCCGGACTCGGCGCCCTCCTGCGCAGCGCACGCAGGGGTGCCGGCCTCACCCAGGAGCAGTTGGCCGGCCTCTCGACGATCAGCGTCCGGGCCATCCGGGATCTTGAGCAGGGTCGGGTCCAGCACCCCCGCAAGGACACCATCCGGCTGCTCGCCGACACCATGCGGCTCAGCGGCACACACCGGGCCACCCTCGAACTCGCCATCGACAGCACCTCGGTGGGCAGCACGCTGCGCAACCTCTACGGCGTCGAGCTGGCGCCGCCGCCGGCCCCGCTGCGACCGCTGGCCGGGCGCAGGCCGGAGCTGCGGGCGCTGACCGGCCTGCTCGCCGCGGAGCACGAGCGGCTGCTGACCGTGGTGGGCCTGCCCGGCGTCGGCAAGTCGCGGCTCGCCCAGGAAGCGGCCCTGCACTTCCACGCCGGGGCCCAGACCCCAGTGCTGTGGGTGGCCATGGACCGCACCGCCGAGGAGCAGACCGGGGCTCGGCACCGGCCGCAGTCGGCTCTGGTGAGCTGGGTCAGGTCACTCATCTCGCAAGGCGGGAACGTCGACGAACTGGCGGCGGTGGTCCGGGAGAAGCCCACGCTGCTGGTCCTGGACGGCTACGACGCGCCGCACGGCGGCGCCGGGTCCGGGCTGCTGAGCCTGCTGAACTCCTGCGAGCGGTTGAAGGTCCTGATCACCAGCCGTCGGCCGCAGCAGGCGCTGGACGGACGGCTGTTGCCGCTGGCCCCGCTGCCCGTACCGGAAGCGGTCGGGCCAGAGCCGACCAGGGCGGAGCAGGTCGGATCGGAGTCGGTCGGGCCGTTCCATCCGTTCCATCCGCTCACGTCGGCGCCCGTCAGACCGCCCTGCGATGCCTCGCCCGCCGAGCGGCCCGCCGTCGACCTGATGCTGTCGTACGTCAGCCACCTGCGGCCCGACCTGCTGCCCACCGAGTCGGTGGTCGCCACGGTGACCCGGATCTGCCACGCGCTGGACGGCCTGCCGCAGGCGCTCGAAGCGGCCGGCTCCTGGCTCCTGCTGTACTCCCCGGAGCAGCTGTTGGAGATCGTCCGGAGCACACCGCTGGCCCTCATCGACGGCGCCGCCCCGCCGCTGCCCGGGTCCGGCCCGGCGCTCAGCGGGCTGCTCGCCGACACGGTGCGCGACCTGAACCCGCGGCTGGCCAGGCTGCTGCGGGCGGTGGCACCGCTGACCCGCCCGTGGACGGTGGACGCCGCCGCCCGCACCCTCGGCCTGCCGCCGACCGCGGCGGCCAGGGACGTCCACGCGCTGCTGCTGCACGGCCTGCTGCGCCAACTCCCGGCCGCGGCGGGCCCCGTCGGCGGACCGGCCCGGTTCACCGTCCTCAACCTGGTCCGGCAGCTGGTGCCGTGTCAGGCAACCTTCGCCCCGTCGCGACGCCCGGCACAGCGGGCGATGCCGACCGCCGACACTCCGGCGCCGGCCCACGTGCTCGTCTGACCGTCCGGCAGGTCCGGCGGTCTCACTGGCCAAGGGCGGGTGCCCGCAGCTCCAGGGTGCAGCACTTGACGTTGCCACCGCCCTTGAGCAGTTCGCTCAGGTCCACCCCGATCGGGTTGAAGCCGCGCTCCGCCAGCTGCCTCGCCAGGCCTTCGGCCGCCCGGGGCAGCACGACGTTGAGGCCGTCGCTCATCGCGTTGAGGCCGAACGCCTCGGCGTCCGCCCGATCGGCGAGCAGGGCATCGGGGAAGAGGCGTCGCAGCAGGGCGCGGCTGCGCGGCTCGAACGCCTCGGGGTGGTACATGATCTCGTCGCCGTCCAGCACCGCGAGCGCCGTGTCGAGGTGGTAGAACCGGGGGTCCACCAGCTCCAGCGGGATCACCGGTCGGCCGAACACCGCCTCGACCTCGCGGTGCGCCTCGGGCGCGGTCCGAAAGCCCCAGCCGGCCAGGATGAAGCTGTCGCAGGTCAGCAGGTCGCCCTCGCCTTCGTTGATGTGGAGCGGGTCGTGGATCTCGGTGAAGCCGTGGGCCCGGAACCAGTCCAGGTACGCGGCCCCCTCGGCGGCCCGCTCCGCATTGCGGAACCGGGCCCCCAGCACCTTGCCGTCCACCACCGTGGCGCCGTTGGCCGCGTAGACCATGTCGGGCAGCCCCGGCAGTGCCTCGATCAGCTCGACCTGGTGTCCGAGCGCGAGGTAGAGCCGGTACAGCCGCTCCCACTGGGCGGTGGCCAGCGCGGCGTCCACCGGCACCGCCGGGTCCATCCACGGGTTGATCGCGTAGCTGACCTCGAAGGTGGTCGGGCGGCACATCAGCAAGCGGCGGGCGCGGGCACGGCGCACGGGTGGCGCGGGTGCGGGTGCGGCCTCCGGGCGCGCGGGTGCGGTCTTCAACTCTGGCTCTCCCTCGCCTGGCTGGGATACGGGGTGCTCTCCTCGGCGGCGGAACACACCTCGGGCTGCTCGGGAGCAGCGGCGACGTGGAGCTCACGCTGCCGCCGCAGCGGCGAGCAGCCGAGGAGCAGGGCGGGCAGCAGCGCGGCGGCCATGATGCACCACAGGGCGCTGCGCAGTCCGAGCAGTGAACCGAGGGTGCCGCCCGCGAGGGCGCCCAGCGGGATCGCGCCGAACATCAGGAAGCGCATGGTCGCCGAGATCCGGCCGAGCAGGTGGCGCGGTGCGTGCCGCTGCCGGAAGCTGCTGACCACCACGTTGTAGACGACCAGGCCGGCCACCGGCACGACGGCGCCGAGCACGAAGCACACCATCCCGAGGCCGGGTCCGGTGAGCGGCAGGAGCAGGCCGAACGGCGCGGTGGCGGCCAGGCTGTACACGATGGCGCGCGGCTCGCCCAGCCGCCGGGCCAGTGGGGCGGCGGCCAGGACGCCGGCGATCCCGCCCAGGCCGGTGGCGGCCATCAGCAGGCCCACGGCGGCGGGCGGCAGCTGGACGGTGCGGACCAGGAAGACCACCAGGATCGCCTCGTAGGCGGTCATGGTCAGGTTGGCCAGCGCGGCGACCACCGTCAGCAGCCGCAGCACGCGGTGCTGCCCGACGTACCGCAGGCCCTCGCCGATCTCCCGCCGCAGCGAGGCCGCCGGGCCGCTGCGGGGCACCGCCTCGGGCTCGGGGGCGAGCAGCAGGCAGAGGGTGGAGGCGGCGAACGAGCCGGCGTTCACCAGCGGCCCGACGGCCGCGCCGAGCAGTTGGGCGAGCGCGCCGCCCAGGCCCGGGCCCGCGATCTGGGCGGTGGACTCGCTGCCCTGCAGCCGGCTGTTCGCGGCGACCAGGTCCTGCGGGGGCACGATGAGCGGCAGATAGACCAGATAGGCGGTACTGAAGAAGACGTTCGCCAGGCCCAGCAGCGCGGCGACCAGCATAATCTGAGTCACCGTCAACGCGTGGACGGCGGCCGCGAGGGGAACGCTGAGCAGGGCGACGGCGGAGCCGACGTTGCACCAGATCATCAGCCGCCTGGGGCTGTACCGGTCCGCCCAGACCCCGGCGGGCAGCCCGACGAGCAGCCAGGGCACCCACTGGACGGCGGTGATCAGCCCGATTTCGAAGGCGCCGGCGTGCAGCGTGACGGTGGCCAGCAGCGGCAGTGCGACACCGGTGATCGCGGTGCCGACCTTGCTGCCGCTCTCGCCGATCCAGAGCAGCCGGAACGCACGGTTGGTCCGCAGGCCGGAGTCGACCGCGGCCCTCGGCGTCGTCTCCAGCGCCGTGGTCATCGAGCACCGGCCAGCAGCGGCCCACCGCTCAGGGCGCGCAGCAGCGCGGGGCGGTCGATCTTGCCGTTGGCGTTCAGCGGCAGCTCGGCGAGGTGCACGAAGCGGCGCGGCACCATGTGGGCCGGGAGCCGCTGGCGCAGCCAGGCCTTCACCCCGGCGCGGGGCAGCGGCTCGCCGGTGTGGCAGGCCACCAGCTCGGGGCCACCGGCGCCGGGGACGGCGAGCACCACCGCCTCGGCCACGGCGGGGTAGCGACGCAGCGCCGTCTCGATCTCGCCCAGCTCGACCCGGTAGCCGCGGACCTTCACCTGGTTGTCGAGCCGCCCGAGGTGGACCAGGGTGCCGTGCTCCCAGCGCACCCGGTCACCGGTGCGGTAGTACAGCTCGGCGGCGATCCGTTGCTCGTCACGCGCGGCCTCGGGGCCGTCCGCGGCCCCCCGGTCCAGGAAGCGGCCGCGATTGTCGCCCGGATCGAGGTAGCCGTCGAACCGCTGGCTGCCGCGCACGCACAGCTCACCCTCAGCCGCCTCGCGTCCCTGTTCGTCCAGCACCAGGTGGTCCAGGTGGTCGTGGACCGGGCCGATCGGGACGGAGTCGTTGGAGGTCTGCGGCCAGCGTTCGCGCTCGGCGGGCAGCCGGTACTCGGTGACGGTGACGGTCAGCTCGGTCGGGCCGTAGGTGTTCGCGATCACGCTGCCCGGGGCGACCGCTCGCCACGCCTCGGCCTGGCGGTACGTCAGCTGCTCGCCGGCGAAGATGCTGTAGCGCAGCGAGTGGACCAGACCGGTCGGCAGGTTGCCGAGCGCGGCGCTGACCGAGACGAGCGAGGGCACCGAGAACCAGTGGGTGATACCGCGCTCGACCAGGTAGGTCACCGGGGTGAGCAGGTCGGCGCGCTGCGGGACGACCAGGGTGGCGCCCGCGCCCCAGGTGACGAACAGGTCGAACAGCGAGGGGTCGAAGGTGAGGTCGAAGGTCTGCGAGGTCCGGTCCCCGGGACCGACCTCGAAGCGGGCGATGTTGTGCGCGATGTACGGGGCGATGTTGCGGTGCCGGATCGGCACGCCCTTGGGCCGACCGGTAGAGCCGGAGGTGAACAGCACATAGGCCAAGTCGTCCCCGGTCGTCCGGTACGGCGGCAGCTCAACGCCCGGCGCCGCCTCGGAGGTCAACTCCTCCTCGGTGAGCGCGAGTAGCGTCGGCCCCTGGTCGCCATCGGCCAACTCCCAGCGGGTTGAGCCAGCCTGATCGGTGATCAGCACCTGTGCGCCGGCCAGGGCGCACACCGCGCGGTTGCGGACGGCGGGGTGCTCGGGGTTGAGCGGGGTCACCGCGGCCCCGAGCCGCTGTGCGGCCAGATAGCCCGCGTAGGCGACCAGGCTGCGGGAGGCGAGCAGCGCAACCCGTGCGGGCGCGCTGCCGTGGACCGTCAGGATCCGCCCGGCCACCCGGTCGGCATACCGGCTCAACTCCCGGTAGCTGTAGGAGTCGTCGCCCAACTCCAGGGCGGGCGACTGCGGCCGGCTCGCGACGGTGTGGGCGAACCACTCGTAGAGGGTCGATGCGGGTACGGACGGGTCAGGCATGGAGCACCTCGGCTCGGGGAGCTGCCAGCCGCCACAACTGGGCGGCTGCGGATTCGGCACGGGTGGACAGGAAGTCGTGTGCGCCCTCGAAGATCGCGAAGGCGGTCGGTGCGCTGGTGTACTCGCACCAGGCGCCCAGCGCCGCGCCGCTCGGCGCGGCCAGGTCCTCGGTGGCGTTCCAGACGTGCAGCGGGATCGCGAGCCGAGCCCGCTCCGCCGGCCGGGCCTGCGCCGTGTAGGCATCGATGGCCTGGTAGTCGCCACGCCACTGCTCGATCAGCCGACGCAGCAACTCGGGCTCACCGGCCAGCCCTTCGGGCAGCGCGCCGCCGGTCACCTTGCCCAGCAGCGTCCGGTCCTCGAACCCGTCATCGGCGTGGCGCGGCTGCCGGTGCGGCGGCAGCTGGCCGGCCACCACCAGCGCGCGCACTGCCCCGGGGCAACCGCGCGCCAGTTCGTGGACGAGTTCCAGCGCGATGTACGCACCCAGGCTGTGTCCGACCACCACCAGGCCGTCCGGGCACGGGCCGTCGGCCAACTGCCGGGCCAGCAGCTGGGCTCGGGCCCCGATCGGGAGGGGCTCGCTGCTCTCGCCCGCCGCACTCGGCCGCCGGACCGCCACGGCCACCGGCAGCTCGGCGAGCGCTCGGGTCAGCGGCCGGACGCTACGGGCCGTGCCGCCGATGCCCGGGATCAGCAGCACCGCGGTGCCTGTGGTCGGTGGCGGGGGCTGGAACCGGATCACGAGGTCCCACCCCGCAGTTCGGCGGCCAGCTGCGCCAGTAGCGCCGAGTAGGCGACGGCCAGGGCCTCGGCGGCCGAGGCCGTCGGCGCGGTGCCGTCGCAGCTGATCACGGTCACCAGCCGGGCGCCGTCGACTGCGGCGTTCACCTCGATCGGGTGGGAGAGCAGGTTGTCCGGGTGGCGGTCCGGGCCGGTCGCCTCGGCCGCCTCGGTGAACAGCTCCTCGGCCCGATCGGTGAACCGGCCCAGGTAGTTGACCAGCACGGCGGGCACCGCTGCCGGGTCGAACTCGACTGCTGCACCGTGCAGTTCCTGATCCGCCGACTTGACCAGGGTGCGCAGCGGGGCGACGCCCGAGGCAAGCAGGACGGTCTGCAGCTGGGTGAACCAGCCGGTGGTGCGGCTGATGTCGAGCTGCGCCGCAGCAGCGGTGTCCCGGCCGTGCCGCTCGATGTCCACCCGGACCCGGTCGATGCCGTTGGCCAGGGCCACCGCCTGGGCGACGGCCGCGACCACCACCGCCTCCATCCCCACGCCCAGCTCGGACCGGACGCGGCCCAGCAGGGTCGCGGTCACCTCCTCGTCGGTGTGCACGGTGACGGTGGTGGCGCGCCAGATCGGCGCGCCGCCGGGCTCAGCGCCCTCCCAATTGGCCCATGGCAAGGAACCTTGAGGTTCTGTCAGCTCTGCCCGAGGGGCGGGAGCGAGCCGCTGGGCCCAGGAGCCGTAGGAGCTGGTCTTGGCCGGGAGGTCGAGCGGCTCCCCGAGTTCGAGGCGGCGCAGGCTCCGGCTGAGGTCACCGCGCAGGATCCGCCAGGAGGCGCTGTCCACCGCCAGGTGGTGCGCGGTGACGAACAGCCGCTGCCCGGCCGCGCCCAGCTCGAAGCAGGCGGCCCGCACCAGCGGCCCGGCCACCGGGTCGAGCTCGCGCCGCAACCGGGTGGCCTCCGCCAGGATCACTGCCGCCTGCCGGTCAGCGGGGTCGGTGGACAGGTCGTACCGCTCCAGCTCGAAGCGGGCGCTGTCGTCGTAGCGCAGCCGGGCGCCCGCCTCCGTGTGGTGCAGACGCAGCCGGAAGGAATCGTGGTGCTCCACCACCGCGGCCAACGCGGCATCGAGCAGCGCGGGGTCCAGGCCGTCCGTGCGCCACAGGACCGACTGGGTGACGTGCTGCGGGTGCGGCTGGGCCAGGCAGAACCGTGCCTGGGCCGCGGTGAGCGGGAACTCCCCGGGGTCTGCCTCGCCGGCAACTCCTGCTCCGGCTCCGGCTCCCGCTCCCGCTTCGGCTCCCGCTCCGGCCGCGCTTGTCTCGTGAAGGGCGATCCGCGCCGCCAGCTCGGCCACCGTCTGGTACTCGATCAGTTCGAGCGGGGTGAACTCCAGGCCTTCCTCGCGGGCCACCGCCACCGCCTCGATGATCAGCAGCGAGTCGCCGCCGAGGTCGAAGAAGTTGTCCGACCGGCTGACCGGAACGCCGTCCAGGACCTCCGACCAGACGGCCGCCAGCAGCTCCTCCACGGCGGTGATGTTCACGTTGGTGTCCAACCCCGTATCCATGCCTTCCCCTCCAACTCCCGGGCTGCCCGCCCGGACGGCGCTGCTCATCGGGCCACCAGCCGCACCGGCAGCTCGTCCAGGCCGAAGTTGATGATCGACTTGTTGTGCCGGGGTGTGCCGATCAGCTCGATCGACCGCACCTGATCGCGCAACGCCCTGAAGATCGCAGCGAGTTCGGCCTTCGCCAGGGCGGCGCCGAGGCAGAAGTGCGGCCCCCAGCCCAGGCCCAGATGCCGGCCCCGTGTCCGGTCGAGCAGCAGCTCCTCGGGGCGCTCGAACTGGGCCGGATCATGGTTGGCCGCCCAGGTCCACACCACCACCTTCTCCCCCGCCCGGATCTCGGCCCCGCCGAGCGTGACGTCCCGGGCCGCCGTGCGCAGCACGTGCAGCCCCGAGGAGGTCCAGCGCAGCAACTCGTCCACGGCGTCAACCGGTTCGATCTCCCCCTCCCACAGCGCCTGGAGCTGACGGGGGTTGCGCAGCAGTGCGAGCATGCCCATCGCAGCGGTGTGCCGGACCGTCTGGACACCGCCGACCAGGATGTTGTCCAGGTTGAGCACCACGTCCTCGATCGGCAGCAGGCTGCCGTCCATTCGGTGCGTGGCCAGCACGCTGACCAAGTCCTCGGCCGGGCGGGCCCGGTGGGTGATGGTATGGGTGAACAGGTAGCGGATGAGCTCCTGGTGCCCGGCCCGCCGGGCCTCGGCCGTGGTGCCCAGGAAGGCACGGTCGGAGAGCGCGACCACCTTCTCCCGGTCGGCCATCGGGATGTCGAGCAGGTCGCACATCACCGCCAGCGGCACCGGGGCGATCACGTCGACGAAGTTGACCTCGCCCTGTTCCAGCCCCGATCGCACGGCCTGCTCGGCCAGTTGGGTGAGGCGGGGTGCATAGCTCGCGGTGTTGCGGGCGTTGAAGAACGGCGTCAGCGGCGTGCGGATGGTGCGGTGCACCGGCGGGTCGCAGAACGCCATCATCTTCCCTGAGCCGGCCGGCACCGAACCGTCCGGGGAGGTGCCGAGCAACGATCCGCCGAGCGAGCTGAAGTTCTCGGCTTCGCCCAGCACTTGGGCCGCGTGCTGGTAGGAGAGGACCGACCAGATCGGCCCGTCCCCCGCGACCGTGGTGCGCCGCACGGGCGCGGCCGCGCGCAGCGCATCGATCCGCGCGGCCACGTCGGGGCCTTCCCAGAACGTCGTGTCGGATAGGTCGAGGTCCACGTCCAACACCTGGTCCGTGTCTGCGGCGGCAATCGGCGCCGTGTGTGCCACCGGTGCCACAGCCGCCTCCCCCGCTACAGCGCGCAGCAGATCAACCGGCCCCGGCGCGGTCGGCACCGCGAGCAGGTGACCGCCCTCGATCACCATCGTCTCCACGCCCGACTCGGTCACCGCCGCCCAGGCCGCCAGGTCCTGGCCGCCGACCAGCGGATCGGCGGCGCCCACCACCGCGTGCAGGCGCACCTCGGGCGGCAGCGTGCCAGGGCGGTGGCGGTAGCTGCGGCAGAGCGCCAGGTCCGCGCCGGTGACGGCCAGGGTGAGCGCCTTGAGTTCGGCGCTCTGCTCGATGATCCCGTCGGGGTCGGTGGCGGCCAACAGGGTGGCCGCGTCGAGCTCTTCCGGCAGTTCCTCGGCCCAGCGCTGCGGTGCGTGGGCGGAGGCCGGGACCAGGAACCGGGGCCGGTGGCCCGGCGGCAGCGCCCTGGCCACCTCGTAGGCGAGCAGCGCGCCGAAGCTCTGCCCGTAGAGGCCGAAGGTGACGCCGGGGTGGGTGTGCGAGAGCAGCGCGCCGACCACCAGGTGAACGAGCTGGTCGAAGTCCGCGGGCAGTGGTTCGCGCAGCCGGGCACCGCGCCCTGGTAGCCGCAGGCCCCATACCTCGGTCTCGGGGGCCAGTTCGCGGGCCAGCGGCGCGAACGCGGTGGCGTCGCCGCCGGCGTGCGGGAAGCAGAAGAGCCTGGTGCGGGCGGCCGGTGCGGGCGCCGGCAGCAGGAACCAGTCGTCTATCACCTGGGGCCGGTCCGATGGACTCAGCGCTGTGGTGGTCATCGTGATCCGTCCCGTTCCAACTCGTCAAAGGTCGTGTTCAGTGGGCGGCCGGCGGCCGGCAGTGAACCCACCACGGTGTCCGGGTTGCGGACCAGTAGGCTCAGCAACTCGCAGTACTCGTCACGCATTTCCCTGGCGCGCTGCTCGCCGTAGCGCCGGGCGTCGACGGTCAGGCAGCCCTGGATCAGCTCGGGGCCGTCCTCGCGCAGGTCGAGTTCCAGGTCGAAGCGGGCCTCGTCGTCGTGCAGGATCCGGCACTCCGCGACGGCCAGGCCGTGCCAGTCCGAGGCATCGCCGCTCACGCTGCGGTCGCCGACCAGTTGGAACATCACCTGGGCCAGCGGCTGGACACCCGGGCGCCGGGGCAGGCCGAGCGCGCTGACGATCCGGTCGAAGGGCAGCAGGTCGTGGTCCAGTGCGGTCGCGACCGCCCCATGGGCCGCGCGCAGGGTCTCAGCGAAGGTCGCCTCCGCCCGCAGTTCGCTGCGCAGCGGCAGCAGGTTGACGAAGTAGCCGACCACGTCGTCGAGTTCCGGAAGCGGACGGCCACTGCTCGGCACGCCGACCACCAGGTCGGTGCGCCCAGTGGCCCTAGCGAGCCAGAGCGTGAACGCCGCGTAGCCGACGACGAACGGCGTGCAGGCCTGACGGGCGGCCAGCGCACGCAGGTCGCGCACGGTGGCGGCCGGCAGGTCGAAGTGCATTGAGCGGCCCACCCGTTCACCGGCAGCGGCGTCCGGCTGGTCGGGTGGCGGGGTCGACTCCTGCGGTGCCCCGGCCAGGGTTCGCCGCCAGTGGTCGAGCGCCGCCGCGTAGCGCGGCGACTCGGTCAGCCCCGCCTGCTGCCAGGCGGCGAAGTCGGCGTACTGGTGGTGGAGTTCGGGCAGCGCGGCGGGCGTCCCACCGATCTTGGCCGAGTAGAGGGCGGCCAGGTCGCGCAGGATGATCCGCATCGACCAGCCGTCGACCACGAGATGATGCAGGATCAGCACCAAGGCGTGGTCGTCCGGCGCGAAGCGCAGCAGCCGGGCCCGCAGCAGCGGGTCGGCGGCCGGGTCGAACGGGGTGGCCATGCCCGCCAGCGCCGCCCGCTGGAGCCACGCCTCGCGCTGGTCGGTCGAGCAACCGCTCTGGTCGCTGACCTCCAGCGCGATCCGGTGGCCGCCGGGCGGGTGCAGCAGCCCCTGCGGGCGTCCGCGCCGCCCGGTGCGGAGGTTCGTCCGCAGCGCCGGGTGCCGGTCCACCAGCTCGGCCAAGGCCTGTTCCAGGGCGGTGACTTGCAGAGCGCCGCGAAGCCGCAGTGCGGTGCAGACGTGGTAGGTGGTGGCGTGCGGCCGCAGTTGCTGGAGGAACCAGAGTTGTCGCTGGCCCTCGGTGAGCGGGATCTCGCCGTCCTGGCCGGTGCCCCGCGGCAGTGGGCTGGTGGGTGCGGCGCTCGGGCCCACCAGTGCGGCCAGCAGCTCCCGCATCACGTCGTCCGGGCCGGTCTGCGCTCCGGTGGCGCTCACCGCGCCAGCCTGCGCAGCAGTTCGGGCAGGTCGGGCTGGACCGCCGCACGGTCGAGTTCGGCCCGCACGAGGGTGGTGAACTCCGCGAGATCGGCGGCGGCGAGCAGGCTGCCGAGGGTGACCTCCACGCCCAGCGCGGCGCGCAGCACGTGCACCAGTCGCACCGCGAGCAGCGAATGCCCGCCCAGGGTGAGGAAGTTGTCCCGCGCCGCTACCGTTTCGACGTCCAGCAGTCGGGCCCAGGTCAGTCCGATGAGCTGCTGCAAGGGGTCGTCGTGCGGGCTCGGCGGCTGCTCCTCGGGCCGTTCGGTGGTGGGATCGGGTGCGGGCAGGGCCCGGCGGTCGATCTTTCCGTTGGCGGTCAGCGGCAGCACGGGCAGCACGGTCAAGCTGGCCGGGACCATGTACGCGGGCAGCATCGCCCGCAGGTGTTCGCGCAGTCGGGTCGGATCGGGGGCCCTGCCCGCGACGGCCGTGAAGTAGCCGGCCAACCGCTTCTCCCCCGGCGCCGGCTCGTGCACGGTCACCGCGCAGGTGGCGACCTCCGGGTGGGCGGCGAGTGCGCTCTCGATCTCGCCGAGCTCGATCCGGTAGCCGCGGATCTTCACCTGGCCGTCCCGCCGTCCGACGAACTCCAGTACACCGTTCGGCAGTCGGCGCACCAGGTCACCGCTGCGGTACATCCGCGCGCCCGGCACCTCGCTGAACGGGTCGGGCAGGAACTTCTGCGCCGTCAACCCCGCCCGGTTGAGGTAGCCGTGGCCCAACGCCGGGCCGCAGACGTACAGTTCGCCCGTCTCGCCGTCCGGGCACGGACGCAGTCGCTCGTCCAGCACGTGCACGATCCGGTCGCCCACCGGCCGCCCGATCGGCAGGGCCGTCCCGGCCAGGTCGGCGCAGTCGAGCGGCTGCACGGTGGTGAAGACCGTGGCCTCGGAGGGGCCGTAGCAGTGCACCAGTTCGGTGTCCGGGTAGCGCCGCGCGATCTGCCGGGTGTACTCCACGGAGGCCGCCTCGCCGCCGAAGAGCAGCTGCCGCGGGGCCGTGCTCGGGCCGCCGGAGGTGAGTGCCAGCAGGTTGAAGGCGGCCGTGGTGAGGAAGAGCACGCTCGCGCCGTGTTCGGCCGCGGTGTGGGCGGTGGCGATCGGGTCGGTGTTGCCGTGGTCGGGGATCAGCACCCGGCCGCCGGAGAGCAGCGCCGGATACAGGTCCAGCACATGCCCGTCCCAGCTCAGCGCCGAATGCAGCACCGCCGTCGACCCCGGGCCCCAGTAGGCGTACCCCTGCCCGGCGAAGAACCCAGGCACCGCCCGGTGCGGCACCAACGTCCCCTTCGGCACCCCCGTCGACCCCGAGGTGTACGTCAGGTAGAACGCGTCCTCCGGCGACAACTCCAACCCCAGATCGCCGCTCTCCTGCACCTCCAACCCCGGATCCGCCACATCCAGCACCCGCACCCCCAACCCCGCCGCCACCACCGGATCACCACTCACCACCAGCACCGGCGCCGCGTCCCGCACGAAGTGCGCCAGCCGCTCGAACGGCACCCCCGGCTCCAACGGCACATACGCAGCCCCCGCCTTCAGCACCCCCAGCATCAACGCCACGCACTCCAACGACCGCCCCACATGCAGCCCCACCCGATCACCCACACCCACCCCGTGCCCCCGCAACCACCAGGCCACCTGATTCGCCCGCGCGTTCAACTCC
It includes:
- a CDS encoding helix-turn-helix domain-containing protein, which encodes MNVQAPSAGLGALLRSARRGAGLTQEQLAGLSTISVRAIRDLEQGRVQHPRKDTIRLLADTMRLSGTHRATLELAIDSTSVGSTLRNLYGVELAPPPAPLRPLAGRRPELRALTGLLAAEHERLLTVVGLPGVGKSRLAQEAALHFHAGAQTPVLWVAMDRTAEEQTGARHRPQSALVSWVRSLISQGGNVDELAAVVREKPTLLVLDGYDAPHGGAGSGLLSLLNSCERLKVLITSRRPQQALDGRLLPLAPLPVPEAVGPEPTRAEQVGSESVGPFHPFHPLTSAPVRPPCDASPAERPAVDLMLSYVSHLRPDLLPTESVVATVTRICHALDGLPQALEAAGSWLLLYSPEQLLEIVRSTPLALIDGAAPPLPGSGPALSGLLADTVRDLNPRLARLLRAVAPLTRPWTVDAAARTLGLPPTAAARDVHALLLHGLLRQLPAAAGPVGGPARFTVLNLVRQLVPCQATFAPSRRPAQRAMPTADTPAPAHVLV
- the ddaH gene encoding dimethylargininase, giving the protein MKTAPARPEAAPAPAPPVRRARARRLLMCRPTTFEVSYAINPWMDPAVPVDAALATAQWERLYRLYLALGHQVELIEALPGLPDMVYAANGATVVDGKVLGARFRNAERAAEGAAYLDWFRAHGFTEIHDPLHINEGEGDLLTCDSFILAGWGFRTAPEAHREVEAVFGRPVIPLELVDPRFYHLDTALAVLDGDEIMYHPEAFEPRSRALLRRLFPDALLADRADAEAFGLNAMSDGLNVVLPRAAEGLARQLAERGFNPIGVDLSELLKGGGNVKCCTLELRAPALGQ
- a CDS encoding MFS transporter; amino-acid sequence: MTTALETTPRAAVDSGLRTNRAFRLLWIGESGSKVGTAITGVALPLLATVTLHAGAFEIGLITAVQWVPWLLVGLPAGVWADRYSPRRLMIWCNVGSAVALLSVPLAAAVHALTVTQIMLVAALLGLANVFFSTAYLVYLPLIVPPQDLVAANSRLQGSESTAQIAGPGLGGALAQLLGAAVGPLVNAGSFAASTLCLLLAPEPEAVPRSGPAASLRREIGEGLRYVGQHRVLRLLTVVAALANLTMTAYEAILVVFLVRTVQLPPAAVGLLMAATGLGGIAGVLAAAPLARRLGEPRAIVYSLAATAPFGLLLPLTGPGLGMVCFVLGAVVPVAGLVVYNVVVSSFRQRHAPRHLLGRISATMRFLMFGAIPLGALAGGTLGSLLGLRSALWCIMAAALLPALLLGCSPLRRQRELHVAAAPEQPEVCSAAEESTPYPSQARESQS
- a CDS encoding amino acid adenylation domain-containing protein, with product MPDPSVPASTLYEWFAHTVASRPQSPALELGDDSYSYRELSRYADRVAGRILTVHGSAPARVALLASRSLVAYAGYLAAQRLGAAVTPLNPEHPAVRNRAVCALAGAQVLITDQAGSTRWELADGDQGPTLLALTEEELTSEAAPGVELPPYRTTGDDLAYVLFTSGSTGRPKGVPIRHRNIAPYIAHNIARFEVGPGDRTSQTFDLTFDPSLFDLFVTWGAGATLVVPQRADLLTPVTYLVERGITHWFSVPSLVSVSAALGNLPTGLVHSLRYSIFAGEQLTYRQAEAWRAVAPGSVIANTYGPTELTVTVTEYRLPAERERWPQTSNDSVPIGPVHDHLDHLVLDEQGREAAEGELCVRGSQRFDGYLDPGDNRGRFLDRGAADGPEAARDEQRIAAELYYRTGDRVRWEHGTLVHLGRLDNQVKVRGYRVELGEIETALRRYPAVAEAVVLAVPGAGGPELVACHTGEPLPRAGVKAWLRQRLPAHMVPRRFVHLAELPLNANGKIDRPALLRALSGGPLLAGAR
- a CDS encoding thioesterase II family protein gives rise to the protein MIRFQPPPPTTGTAVLLIPGIGGTARSVRPLTRALAELPVAVAVRRPSAAGESSEPLPIGARAQLLARQLADGPCPDGLVVVGHSLGAYIALELVHELARGCPGAVRALVVAGQLPPHRQPRHADDGFEDRTLLGKVTGGALPEGLAGEPELLRRLIEQWRGDYQAIDAYTAQARPAERARLAIPLHVWNATEDLAAPSGAALGAWCEYTSAPTAFAIFEGAHDFLSTRAESAAAQLWRLAAPRAEVLHA